The Frankiales bacterium genome has a window encoding:
- the cydD gene encoding thiol reductant ABC exporter subunit CydD, which yields MSRPLDPRLLRYARGVRTLLIGSIGVSAATAVLVVAQAFSLGDVVSRVFLGGETLDDVRGVVLLLALVVLGRALLATVGESLAQRAATRTSAQLRAALLAHVVRLGPVWLSGERRGQVATLATRGVDSVEPYVARYLPQLVVAVVVPLTVGVAILTQDLLAAVIVALTAPLIPVFMVLVGMYTQSATARQWSTLGVLAGHFLDVVAGLPTLKAFRREGAQAQRMAEIDRQYRTATLGVLRVSFLSSFVLELLATLSVAIVAVSIGLRLVNGEMDLRTGLVVLILAPEVYLPIRQVGAQFHAAADGIDAAEQVFEVLAVEPPSRGERHDVPDGDVVVDSVTVTYPGTSVPALAPVSLRLSPGRVVALVGPSGVGKSTLLAVLQGFVAPDSGRVQVGVGSGPGADLADLDPAAWRSRLGVVGQDPVLVGPTVADDVRLRRPTATDADVERALREAGIDPATLPDGPATRVGDLASDVSAGQRRRVALARVLLDPPALVLLDEPTAGLDDVSESDVVAAVRRLAERGSAVLVVAHRPSLVAGADDVVALEPVGVQA from the coding sequence GTGTCCCGCCCGCTCGACCCCCGGCTGCTGCGCTACGCCCGTGGTGTCCGCACGCTGCTGATCGGGTCGATCGGGGTCTCGGCCGCCACTGCGGTGCTCGTCGTCGCCCAGGCGTTCAGCCTGGGCGACGTCGTGTCGCGGGTCTTCCTCGGGGGCGAGACGCTCGACGACGTCCGCGGCGTCGTGCTGCTGCTCGCGCTCGTCGTCCTCGGCCGGGCGCTGCTGGCCACGGTGGGCGAGAGCCTGGCGCAGCGGGCCGCCACCCGCACGTCCGCGCAGCTGCGCGCCGCGCTGCTCGCGCACGTCGTGCGGCTCGGGCCGGTGTGGCTGTCCGGCGAGCGCCGCGGGCAGGTGGCCACCCTCGCGACCCGCGGCGTCGACAGCGTCGAGCCCTACGTCGCGCGCTACCTGCCCCAGCTGGTCGTGGCCGTCGTCGTCCCGCTCACCGTCGGCGTCGCGATCCTCACGCAGGACCTGCTCGCCGCGGTCATCGTGGCGCTCACCGCGCCGCTGATCCCGGTGTTCATGGTGCTCGTCGGCATGTACACCCAGAGCGCCACCGCCCGGCAGTGGTCCACCCTCGGCGTGCTGGCCGGCCACTTCCTCGACGTCGTGGCCGGCCTGCCCACGCTCAAGGCGTTCCGCCGCGAGGGCGCGCAGGCGCAGCGCATGGCCGAGATCGACCGGCAGTACCGCACCGCCACCCTCGGCGTGCTGCGCGTGTCGTTCCTGTCGTCGTTCGTGCTCGAGCTGCTGGCCACGCTGTCGGTCGCGATCGTCGCGGTGTCGATCGGGCTGCGCCTGGTCAACGGCGAGATGGACCTGCGCACCGGGCTCGTGGTGCTGATCCTGGCGCCGGAGGTCTACCTGCCCATCCGCCAGGTGGGCGCGCAGTTCCACGCCGCCGCCGACGGCATCGACGCCGCGGAGCAGGTGTTCGAGGTGCTCGCGGTGGAGCCGCCCTCGCGCGGCGAGCGGCACGACGTGCCGGACGGCGACGTCGTCGTCGACTCCGTGACCGTGACGTACCCGGGCACCTCGGTGCCCGCGCTGGCGCCGGTGTCGCTGCGTCTGTCGCCGGGGCGCGTGGTGGCGCTCGTCGGTCCCTCGGGCGTGGGCAAGTCCACGCTGCTCGCAGTGCTCCAGGGATTCGTCGCCCCGGACTCGGGCCGCGTGCAGGTCGGGGTCGGGTCCGGTCCCGGGGCCGACCTGGCCGACCTCGACCCCGCGGCCTGGCGGTCGCGCCTCGGTGTCGTGGGGCAGGACCCGGTGCTCGTCGGCCCCACCGTGGCCGACGACGTGCGGCTGCGCCGTCCGACGGCGACCGACGCCGACGTCGAGCGCGCCCTGCGCGAGGCCGGGATCGACCCGGCGACGCTGCCCGACGGCCCCGCCACGCGCGTCGGCGACCTCGCCTCGGACGTCTCCGCCGGCCAGCGCCGCCGCGTCGCGCTGGCCCGCGTGCTGCTCGACCCGCCCGCGCTGGTGCTCCTCGACGAGCCCACCGCGGGCCTCGACGACGTCTCGGAGTCCGACGTCGTCGCCGCGGTGCGCCGGCTGGCCGAGCGCGGCAGCGCGGTGCTCGTGGTGGCCCACCGCCCGTCGCTCGTGGCCGGTGCCGACGACGTCGTGGCGCTCGAGCCGGTGGGGGTGCAGGCATGA